Genomic segment of Candoia aspera isolate rCanAsp1 chromosome 2, rCanAsp1.hap2, whole genome shotgun sequence:
gctaagtgaggactacctgtatgtgcccCACCAGCCCCTGAGAAATAGGATGAACCCAAGATAGCTGTGGGAATAGGATTCCTGCTACTGAATTGGGAAAGAACCTGGAAAAGTGTAAAGGGACTTTGTAAGGCCTCTTGGCCACCCTCTGCTTACTGAAAAAGCCACAGTACAAGAGGCACCAGTGTGCTCACAAACACCTCCTTTGACACCTCATTCCCTCTTGCCTTTatagatgtgtgtatgtgtttgtgcgcATGCAGTTTGTATCCCAATGCTCTTTGCCACCCAATCACTGTCTCCACGTCCACTCCAAAATCCTTGGATCAAGAGCCTTGTCTCCAAGAATCCTCCCTCTCTTTGGAGCTGTATCCTCAAGATCCTTTCAGTCAGGTGATGGCCATATCTGACCACACACTCTGTGTCCCCCTCCTATACCTGATAAGGCTTCCCCTCTCTGGAGGACCTCTTCAATGTTGGTCACCATGATCTTCTGAACATCCTGGAGCTCCAAGTTGATGTTGCTTAGGTGGCGCTTTGACCAAGTATCTAGGTAGGATTTCTTCAGCTTCTGGATGTAAATGTCtaataaggaaaaataaagggaTTCACATCTTCACATTACAGGTATTTTGTTTCCTCtagaccagccttctccaacttggcaccCCCAATTTTTTTCCCAGCCCACCATGACATTAAAAGATTCCTTACTCAACTGTGGCCCAACCATGCATTCCTCCCACCACAGAGAAAAGCAAGAAACATTTGGTTCCCattttacttatttgttagaCATTTAAACTTCTTTGATCTTATGACGATAGAAATAGGAACATCCTCAACAGAACAATATAAACTAAAATAGTAAAACTATTTAAAccattccaacagaagagaacatcTGCAGCCCAAGactgaactgtggggtccttggtgctccctgagcttgcttgtttgcttgtagacatttcgtTACCGAATTAGGtaacatgatgatgatgttacctagctgggcaatgaaatgtctgcaagcaaaaaaccaagctcagggagcaccaagaactccactaTTTAAACCATGATTGTTAGTTTAACATGAAAATGGTATCCCAATAACAACCCTCAAAGTGCTAcgttaattaattaactaaaaacCCTCTGGAAGAACTTCTTTTTGACTGTTGGAAAGCCAGCAAGATGAGGGCAACCTGGACCTGCTATAGAAGCTTTTCCACGAAACAAGGTCCACAGTAGAGAAGCATCTCCTTCTAGCCTCGGCCCCATTAATTTCTTGGTAATGACCGACATGAGAGATTGTGAGGTGGCTAGGAAAGGAACGGAAGGGAGAGCAGACATAACAATCAAGAGATAGGAAGTGAGTCTGATGGTAGCTTATCTCAAAAATGGCAACTCAGACCAGGTGGCAAGAAAACATGGGAAGAAGCATTACATAATGTTTAGAGAAACGGTCAATAGAAATCGGGGTGGGAAGTTTCCAACATTGCAGATTCCAAGATTCTACAGTCCCCCAGGTGAGCCTTAAAGATCCCTGACTGAAATTTGCATAGTTCTTCATTCCTTGGTCTTATACCACTGCTTGGGGCTTGGCATGGCCTGTATTTGTGGtggatgcatggatttcaactcccagaatcccccaagcAGCATAGCCAACCAGAGGGCATCTGGGTTGGGAAGACTGCCACTTTAAGTGCATACTGGGCAGAATCTGGGTTGGATACTGATTATGTTTAGTTCCGATTttgtcccactgaaatcaatggacaAGTTAGTCCTACAGCATCAGTCCTATTGACTGCAATGGAAACAGTGCAACCAACTTGGTCTGGCTCCCATCTTTTGGCATCCTGAActagtgtcagcccttcagaaCAGACCAGGTCAAGAACCAGACATGGCAAGAATTCTAGGAATAATCTTTATTGGAGTAAAGTAGAATATCATAACCTTGAAAGCCCATTCGAAACTCCTGTTTACATACATCAAAGTCAAGGTCGGGCCATTCTGAGCCTTCAAATGACCTTTAGAGGAGGGGACAGATACCCTGGTGCCCAGGGTGCCACATTACagaatctgtgtgatgggattcACTGCCAGAAACCTGTTCTTCCTTACACCTACCAAACTCAATGAAGGCATAAGGCCGGGACACCGATGACACCTTCTTCCCATAAAGCTCCCAGAATTCAGCTTGCAGCTCCTCCAGAAAGGAGAACGCCAACTTCTTTGAATATGTAGCTTCGCAGAGTGTCAGGTAACAAATTCCTTGGCTGATCAGGTAACTGTAGGGAAAATGAAGCAGAAGGCAGTGGAGATTTGGtgaaatgggaagaaaagggGTTTGATCTGGGGAGAAGTAAGCCTGCGCATAAATTTGGAAACAATAATCCACAAGAATTTCTATAGGCTTCCCGGTACACTTGCGGCAGACTTCTGTAAATTATTTGTGGCTTCAGCAGCATATGTCAGTGTGTGTGTACGTCACACCGCTCGTGAtgcaagtcccaccccttttggaTATGCATCATTATGCCACACATCATTACGTCACACGCATGtctagccgcccagagtcattgtgtacgagatgggcggcagagaaatttgattgacaaataaataaataaataaatggggtggAGTTTGCAGTGTGATGGCTGCAGACACCCACGGCAATGTCTATATctcctgggaaaaaaaagttttttttaattatctctttACAAAATTGGCAGCAAATTTGTCAATGGGTCACAGAAACTGGTGTTCTCATCCATCATAAATTATCAAGGAAGAGACTTATTTGGCTAGGCtggcttagccattttaactttCTTTTAAACCTTCCAAGTATTCTCTTCTCCTGCCACAAAAGCATAAAAGTGATATTAAATGGTCATAAATCTGCACCTTAAaactttggaaaacaaaagacGTGTTTCCTTGGCGCTGAAAAAACGACATGGTGGTGCAAGGCAACTCTCTCTGGGATGAAAGTTCCACAGAGTGCCACCACTTGAAAATGCCCTTCTGTATGAAAAAAATTagctgtcattcattcattcatctattcatccattcattcatgtgatttttctactgcctgaaacctcgcagactctaggtggcttacagaatttacAACATAACCACAGTACAAGACCAGCAttagaaatgaattaaataaaaatccaCAATCTATTTCCCAATTTCAATACTAAAATAATTGGCATTTGGTATGGTCCTGCCGACTACAATTAATCCTCAAAGACTTCCGGAAAAGCCATTTTTTCACCTCTTTCTGGAAGGACAAGAGCCACCCTTGCTCGAGGGGGCAAGCTGAAAAAGGGGAATGCCTGCCATCGGGTCCCCTCCCACTGTACCCACTGGTAGGTAGGGACCCTTAGTCCCTAAGGGAGACTTAGCATGCTCACCCTAGTTGTTCGGGTGGAAACAGTTTAATGTATCTGGACAAATCCAAGGAAAGAGACACTTTCTCAGCTCCCTGCCCAAATGTGGCAGATACCTGGCATTCTAAGATGCCTGGGTGCTGAGGTTTACAGCCTCCTGCTGAAGTCAGCAGCTGCCAACTGTATTTATTGTGATGTTATTGTGATACTGTGTTTTGAACTCTTGTTAGCCACCCGGAATCATGAcactgagatgggcagtcatatacattgaaacaaagaaacaaacaatgtTCAATTATATTGATGGGAATTTAACACGTTTCTTCTTTGCTCTGCAGAGTTCAGTGCAATGGGAAATACTGTGCTCGCTGGACACTAATTTaaaatttgtgtttttttctaaGAACAGTGGCATTCGGACCATCATTTTATCTGCCTACttacccatccatccatttacATTACATACCACCACCTGCAACTGACTCTCAGCGCTTTATAGTAAATCAGTTAAGAACAATCCAAGAAAATATCTTGGATTAATAACCTTAAAGGGTGAGTCCATTGTTTCTTTACAGCATATAAAACAAGGTTTCAGCTAACAAGATTTAGAACCAGCCAGGTTGTTAAATCATGGTTTGAAGTTGGATTAGTTTCCTGGCTTGTGTGAAACCACAATTTCACAGTTTAAACAATTATGAATCTATAGCTGGTAGAAGCTCCAAGGTTTAATTGTGGTTCATACAAAAGAACTGTGCGAACACTGAAGTTGGAACATACATTTCTCAGCTTCATTAACTAAGATCTGTTTATCCAACCAAGTCATTTAGGGTGAAAATACAGTCACAGCCCCCTACGTGTTTCACCACTGACATTTTTTTATGCTAGAAGGCATTTGAAGGGGAAAGGGGCACCAGCTGACTATTTCTCAAAAGTTGCCAAATATTGGTGTGAGTTTATAATCTGGTTACGACTGGAAGGAGAGGATCAAGTGTGTTCCCTCATTTTCCTTCCCATAATTCAAGTCCTGGGGGCATTGCAAGAAATTTTAGCGTTGGTAGAATAGGTACATTCCCTTCTCTGCATCACCGTGAATCAGAAAAACTTACTGAAATGTCATAGCTCCAGCCTGCAGAGAGCAGCGATTTGGCGAATGATCCCCAAGCTTTCGGAAAAGCTGTTTGGCTTGACTGTGATATTCTTGGAAGTTCCGATTTGACTATGGATTGGGAGGAAAAAGGGAAGAACTCTGTGTAATTCAAAAAGCAGGGTAGAAACTGTAATCCCGTACAACTGTGAACAGCATTAGGTTGGAGAAATCTTGGGTAATCTAACCTAACCTAAGTGAGGGAGGGGAATTACAAATTCTCCTTTTGCAGTATTTAGACCCCAGTTAGAAAATTATGCCGTAAGGAAGAACTCATTGAGAGGACACGTAGGGTACTCAATGGCAAGAATTGGGCATCTGCAAGGCGGTCAATATTATGTGGTAGGTAAGATCCTGAACTAGGATTCTGGAGACCCAGATTTAGGTGAATGATCAGAGAGGCAGGCAGCAAAGCACAGCAACAACCACAAATTAGACTGAAATCCACAAGAGTGGGTGTTGAGAGGTGCACGGTGGAAGGCCTGTAGGAGGTTAGACGTTTGAAAATAGCGGAAAAGGAGGCAAGTAGAAATGATGGGAAGATAAACCCttgaaaatctcagaaaggaaaataagtgaAAGCCAAGGACCGGAATATTTACGTTAGATAAATAAAGCTTGACATGTTGTTACATTGGGAAGGGAGAGACAAGTAGTAGTCCAAAAGTGtttagggcagcgtttctcaaccttggcaactttaagatttgtggacttcaactcccagaattccccagccagccatgctggctggggaattctgggagttgaagtctacacatcttaaagtgaccaaggttgaaaaacactgaaaaaggattaaaaaaagagaacaaggCAGACAGGATGGCCCCGCCCACTTCTACTCTGGGCCGGCCCAGCTGGTTCTAATCTGGCCTCTAGCCCACCTCCTGCCAGCACACGGCCCTTGACACATTACTGCAATGCTCAGCACAGCTATGGATGCCACAACTGCCTAGCTGGATCAGGCCATCGGTCCATTCGTTCTGTTTTATTCAGCAGCCAGGATGTCTTCAAGAAGCTCCACATTTGTTGCTTCCCAATAACAGGTCATTCAGACCTGGACTCAGGAAGAGGCAAACAACCATCACCAGGCCTAGAGGCATTGTTAGCATAATCCTTCCTCCACTCAACCACTTCCCTTGGAAAACCAGTGACAGCCGTTGGCCACAACTGCTGGCAGCGAAATCCACGTTTGCTGAGGAAAAAGGATGATGGgagtggagaaagagagaaaatgcagCATTTTCAGGCCTCTTCCCTCAGCCAGCCAGTTTGGCACCCCACAAGAAAGGCTGAAGGGCCCCATTTAGCTCCATAGAGCCCGGCCCTCCAGCTTTGCTTAACAGAAGCCTGAGCAGAGAAAATGTGCCAGGAAGGACTGCCTGTTGCCATCCTGTTCCTGAAACTCTGCCCAAGGAGGCAAACGGTAACCCCAGAATGCCAGCAAATAAAATAGCGGGGAGGTATAAAATAAAACCCAGCAAATTATTTTTCCATGCTCGTAAAGCAAGCCTCACTGCGCTTCTTGCTCAGAATGGGCTGTTcgggtttttaaaaaacataaatccCGGACAGAAAGCCATCCATTTTCTCCTATAAAAGTTGTCCACGTTGTCCTAACAACCGGGCGTCTAAGGGAATCGCAGGTGCGCTTGCGAACAGCCGAGGGGCCGGGGCCGAGGccgtggagggagggagggatgcggGGCGCCCCTGTGCTCGCCCCCCACTTACCTGCTCCGTGTCTTGCATGGAGGCAGCCAAAAGCAGCCCGTCTTGGACCCGGCTTATCATGGTGAGCAGCACCATGCCGGCGGGAGCAAAGGCGGTGAGCGAAAGAGGAGGGTCCTCGGCGGAGGGGGGCAGAGTGTGCCGCCCTCGGCCTCGCCCCCGGCCCCCTGCCAAGCCTGCAGCTGGACCCGAGTCTCCCGCTGACGTGGCGGATGCGGCGGGGGCAGAAAGGGGCGGGGCGAGACAGCCAAGAAGTTTACTTTCGCGAAGCTGGCGAGGGCGTGTGCGTGGGCAAAAGCGGACCCGGGAGTCTCCTTCCCGCTTCTCCTTCTCGGCGTCCTGTTTAGCCAGGCTGCACTGGCCGTCTTGCATAGCAGCGCCTTTCCGTCTTTAGAGAGCGCTGTTATGACCCTAACTGGGCGTAATATATGGCCCTGATTCTTCGTTTGTTTAAGTTGCATTCTTTTAGCTCCGCGGAGAATGTTTGCTTCGATTCAAACAGGTTGATCTTGGAGGCCGCTGGGGAGGGACGGTTGATTCATATAATAATTTATACGCCGGATTCATATAATAATTTATACGCCGCCTGCTCCTCGAACGCAAGCCAGGTTGGAGTACAATGGACCCTTCGCGCCATAGTAAAAAAGGAACGTTGCCTTTGTGACGCCATAATCCCTTTTGTGAAATTTCCCCCCCACAGggtagagtagtgtttctcaagctcgcCAAGTttaagctggctagggaattctgggagttcccaTCTGaaacttggcaaggttgagaagcaccggGGTAGAGTGCCATGCTCTAATCCACCCCAAAACCTTGAAGGGCAAATCAAATCTAGATTATTCCATAAATGTAAGCTGTCCCAGGTCAAAAGCTTCCTCAGCTTTTCCACAAGGCAAAGACGGACAAATTCAATTTCTCTGATGGTGTATCAAGTAAATCCACCAAAACACGAATGACTGACGCTTGACGCCCTTTAAGGCCTGCCATTTATCCTGCTCCAAGCTTGCCCCCCATCCCACTGGATGAATTGACCTATTAAGCAGCTGCTGCAGCATAACACATCATACAGTACAGAGTTGAATCTGGAAAGGAAAGTGCATGGCTGTGTCCATGTAGAAATGCACTTAAGCTCAACTTGGGGGCCACTTTATCTACATCCTTCTTCACCCTTGGCGCCCTCAAGTGGGATGGGACTTCCAGTGCCAGAATTATCAGCCAGGATGGCTAGATGTCCCACTGTAGCCAGGTGGGATCTTAGGAATTTAGCTACAGAGCTACAGGTACGTTAAGCTGaggtaaattaattaaaattaaaatcaattaatcaaattaaaaatccAAGAGCTTTTCCCCACTTGTACCTAAACACAGCGTGCATATAATGGCAATCTCcttttttctgcaatgtccccATGATGATGCCTTTATCTCTTCCCCATCTATACCTGAGACAGCTTAAAAATGTCGGGAGTTGTCCTGGTATCCTTGATACAAGCTGCGGCAATTTTGCTGGGAGAGCAACTGGACATGTTTCATCAACCGTTTTACTGATGACCAAGGCTAGTGACCTTTACAGGGTGCGATCAGCCCAgtgtctatagcagtgtttctcaacctcagcagttttaagctgtgtggacttcaactcccagaattccccagccagcctgctggctggggaattctgggagttgaagtccacacagcttaaagctgctgaggttgagaaacactgatctataggcTGCTACAGGTTGATGCAGCCTTGCTTTCATACCTTGCAGTCTCTGGATACTATTATTCAGGGCCATGCAGCTCTGAACAGCAGGGGAACGTTCTTTGAAGCTGGCCTCTCTGCCAGTTATGCGTGTtgtacacacaacacacaaaaaaGGTGAAAGTACGGTGACACAGTTGCAGCTACCATCTTAATTTCTTTTACTCTcctgtatttattgatttaaatcaaatcagTCCATCTTTAAATTGCCCGATGAAAAGAATGAAAGtcattcttagaaaacaaaaccattta
This window contains:
- the LOC134492154 gene encoding vesicle-trafficking protein SEC22b-B-like, with protein sequence MVLLTMISRVQDGLLLAASMQDTEQSNRNFQEYHSQAKQLFRKLGDHSPNRCSLQAGAMTFHYLISQGICYLTLCEATYSKKLAFSFLEELQAEFWELYGKKVSSVSRPYAFIEFDIYIQKLKKSYLDTWSKRHLSNINLELQDVQKIMVTNIEEVLQRGEALSALDSKASNLSTLSKKYRHDAKLLNSRSAYAKAAATSLILVVFLLYIRFWWLV